One Choloepus didactylus isolate mChoDid1 chromosome 8, mChoDid1.pri, whole genome shotgun sequence DNA window includes the following coding sequences:
- the TCF20 gene encoding transcription factor 20 isoform X1, which translates to MQSFREQSSYHGNQQSYPQEVHSSSRIEEFSSRQAQMFQNFGGGGGGGSSSSGSSGGGRRGTAAAAAAMASETSGHQGYQSFRKEAGDFYYMAGNKDPVTTGTPQPPQRRPSGPVQSYGPPQGSSFGNQYGSEGHVGQFQAQHSALGGVSHYQQDYTGPFSPGSAQYQQQASSQQQQQQQVQQLRQQLYQSHQPLPQATGQPASSSSHLQPMQRPSTLPSSATGYQLRVGQFGQHYQSSASSSSSSSFPSPQRFSQSGQSYDGSYSVNAGSQFEGHNVGSNAQAYGTQSNYSYQPQSMKNFEQAKIPQGTQQGQQQGQQQQQHPPQHVMQYTNAATKLPLQSQVGQYSQPEVPVRSPMQFHQNFSPISNPSPAASVVQSPSCSSTPSPLMQSGDNLQCGQGSVPMGSRNRILQLMPQLSPTPSMMPSPNSHTSGFKGFGLEGVPEKRLTDPGLSSLSALSTQVANLPNTVQHMLLSDALTPQKKTSKRTSSSSKKVDSCTNSDGSSQPEEQLKSPMAESLDGGCSSSSEDQGERVRQLSGQSTSSDTTYKGGASEKASSSPAQGAQSEPPRLSTSPAAREEATSPGAKDTPLSSEGNTKVNEKTVGVIVSREAMASRVEKTGGQDKGSQEDDPAATQRPPSTGGAKETSHTSLPQPEPPGGGSKGNKNGDNNSNHNGEGNGQSGHSAVGPGFTGRTEPSKSPGSLRYSYKDSFGPAMTRNVSGFPQYPTGQEKGDFAGHGERKGRNEKFPSLLQEVLQGYHHHPDRRYSRSAQEHQGIAGGLDGATRPNVLVSQTNELASRGLLNKSIGSLLENPHWGPWERKSSSTASEMKQINLADYPIPRKFEIEPQSSAHEPGGSLSERRSVICDISPLRQIVRDPGAHSLGHMGADTRIGRNERLNPSLSQSVILPGGLVSMETKLKSQSGQIKEEDFEQPKSQTSFNNKKSGDHCHPTSIKHESYRGNASPGAAAHDSMSDFGPQQDSRPTPMRRVPGRVGGREGMRGRSPSQYHDFSEKLKMSPGRSRGPGGDPHHMNPHMTFSERANRSSLHAPFSPNSESLASAYHTNTRTHAYGDPNTGLNSQLHYKRQMYQQQQEEYKDWSSSSAQGVIAAAQHRQEGPRKSPRQQQFLDRVRSPLKNDKDGMMYGPPVGTYHDPSSQEAGRCLMSSDGLPNKGIELKHGSQKLQESCWDLSRQTSPAKSSGPPGMSNQKRYGPPHETDGHGLAESTQSSKPGNVMLRLPGQEDHSPQNPLIMRRRVRSFISPIPSKRQSQDMRNSNAEDKGRLLPPSKEGADKPFNSYAHLSHSQDIKSIPKRESSKDLPSPDNRNCPAVTLTSPAKTKILPPRKGRGLKLEAIVQKITSPNIRRSASSNSAETGGDTVTLDDILSLKSGPPEGGSVAVQEAEMEKRKGEMVSDLVSPTNQELNVEKPLPRSSEEWRGSGDDKVKTETHPETVAAGKEPPGAMTSAISQKPGSNQGRPDGSLGGTAPLIFPDSKNVSPVGILAPEANPKAEEKENDAVTISPKQEGFPPKGYFPSGKKKGRPIGSVNKQKKQQQPPPPPPQPPQIPEGSADGEPKPKKQRQRRERRKPGGQPRKRKTKQAVPIVEPQEPEIKLKYATQPLDKTDAKNKSFFPYIHVVNKCELGAVCTIINAEEEEQTKLVRGRKGQRALTPPPSSTESKVLPASSFMLQGPVVTESSVMGHLVCCLCGKWASYRNMGDLFGPFYPQDYAATLPKNPPPKRATEMQSKVKVRHKSASNGSKTDTEEEEEQQQQKEQRSLAAHPRFKRRHRSEDCGGGSRSLSRGLPCKKATTEGSSEKTALDSKPSVPTTSEGGPELELQIPELPLDSNEFWVHEGCILWANGVYLVCGRLYGLQEALEIAREMKCSHCQEAGATLGCYNKGCSFRYHYPCAIDADCWLHEENFSVRCPKHKPPLPCPLPPLQNKTAKGSLSTEQSERG; encoded by the coding sequence ATGCAGTCCTTTCGGGAGCAAAGCAGTTACCACGGAAACCAGCAGAGCTACCCACAGGAGGTACACAGCTCATCCCGGATTGAAGAATTCAGCTCTCGCCAGGCCCAGATGTTCCAGAATTTTGGGGGCGgaggtggtggtggcagcagtAGTAGTGGCAGCAGTGGTGGTGGACGGCGAGGAACAGCAGCTGCTGCTGCAGCGATGGCTAGTGAGACCTCTGGCCATCAAGGCTACCAGAGTTTCAGGAAAGAAGCTGGAGACTTCTACTATATGGCAGGCAACAAAGACCCCGTGACAACAGGAACCCCGCAGCCTCCTCAGCGAAGGCCTTCTGGGCCTGTGCAGAGCTATGGACCCCCCCAGGGGAGCAGCTTTGGCAATCAGTATGGGAGTGAGGGTCATGTGGGCCAGTTTCAAGCACAGCACTCTGCCCTTGGTGGTGTGTCTCATTATCAGCAGGATTACACAGGGCCTTTCTCCCCAGGGAGTGCTCAATACCAACAGCAGGCTTCtagccagcagcagcagcagcagcaagtaCAGCAGTTGAGACAACAGCTTTACCAGTCCCATCAACCTCTGCCACAAGCCACCGGCCAGCCAGCATCCAGCTCATCCCACCTACAGCCAATGCAGCGGCCCTCTACCCTGCCGTCCTCTGCTACTGGTTACCAGTTAAGAGTGGGTCAGTTTGGCCAACACTACCAgtcttctgcctcctcctcctcctcttcctccttcccttcaccACAACGTTTCAGCCAGTCTGGACAGAGCTATGATGGCAGTTACAGTGTGAATGCTGGTTCCCAGTTTGAAGGACATAATGTGGGTTCTAATGCACAGGCTTATGGAACACAATCAAATTACAGCTATCAGCCTCAATCTATGAAAAATTTTGAACAGGCAAAGATTCCACAAGGGACCCAGCAGGGGCAGCAGCAGGGGCAGCAACAGCAGCAACACCCCCCTCAGCATGTGATGCAGTATACCAATGCTGCCACCAAGCTGCCCCTCCAAAGCCAGGTGGGGCAGTACAGCCAGCCTGAGGTTCCTGTGAGGTCCCCCATGCAGTTTCACCAGAACTTCAGCCCCATTTCTAACCCTTCTCCAGCTGCCTCTGTGGTTCAGTCTCCAAGCTGTAGTTCTACCCCATCACCTCTCATGCAGAGTGGGGATAATCTCCAGTGTGGGCAAGGCAGTGTGCCCATGGGTTCCAGAAACAGAATTTTACAGTTAATGCCTCAACTCAGTCCAACCCCATCAATGATGCCCAGTCCTAATTCTCATACTAGCGGCTTCAAAGGGTTTGGACTAGAAGGTGTGCCAGAAAAGCGACTGACAGACCCTGGGTTGAGTAGCTTGAGTGCCCTGAGTACGCAGGTGGCCAATCTTCCTAATACCGTCCAGCACATGTTACTTTCTGATGCCCTGACGCCTCAGAAGAAGACCTCCAAGAGAACCTCCTCATCTTCTAAGAAAGTAGACAGCTGTACAAACTCTGATGGTTCCTCCCAGCCTGAAGAACAACTGAAGTCCCCTATGGCAGAGTCACTGGATGGAGGCTGCTCCAGCAGTTCTGAGGATCAAGGTGAGAGAGTGAGGCAATTAAGTGGACAGAGCACCAGCTCTGACACCACCTACAAGGGTGGAGCCTCAGAGAAAGCCAGCTCCTCACCAGCACAAGGTGCTCAGAGTGAACCACCCAGACTCAGTACCAGTCCTGCAGCAAGAGAAGAGGCCACCTCCCCAGGTGCTAAGGATACACCATTGTCATCTGAGGGCAACACGAAAGTCAATGAGAAGACAGTTGGGGTGATTGTCTCCCGGGAAGCCATGGCAAGCCGGGTAGAAAAGACAGGTGGACAAGATAAAGGCTCCCAAGAGGATGATCCCGCAGCCACTCAAAGGCCACCTAGTACTGGTGGGGCAAAGGAAACCAGCCACACATCACTTCCACAGCCCGAGCCTCCAGGAGGAGGGAGCAAAGGAAACAAGAATGGAGATAATAACTCCAACCATAATGGAGAAGGAAATGGCCAGAGTGGTCATTCTGCAGTGGGCCCTGGTTTTACGGGCAGAACTGAGCCTAGCAAATCTCCTGGAAGCCTGCGGTATAGTTACAAAGATAGTTTTGGGCCGGCAATGACCCGAAATGTCAGTGGTTTTCCTCAGTATCCTACAGGGCAAGAAAAGGGGGATTTCGCTGGCCATGGGGAACGAAAGGGTAGAAATGAGAAATTCCCCAGCCTCTTGCAGGAAGTGCTTCAGGGTTACCACCACCACCCTGACAGGAGATATTCTAGGAGTGCTCAGGAGCATCAAGGGATTGCTGGTGGCCTAGATGGAGCCACGAGGCCCAATGTCTTAGTCAGTCAAACCAATGAATTAGCTAGCAGGGGCCTTCTGAATAAAAGCATTGGGTCTCTATTAGAAAACCCCCACTGGGGCCCCTGGGAGAGGAAGTCCAGCAGCACAGCTTCTGAAATGAAACAGATTAATTTGGCTGACTATCCAATTCCCAGAAAGTTTGAAATAGAGCCTCAGTCATCAGCCCATGAGCCAGGGGGTTCTCTCTCTGAAAGAAGATCAGTGATCTGTGATATATCTCCACTGAGACAGATTGTCAGAGACCCAGGGGCTCACTCACTGGGACACATGGGTGCTGACaccagaattgggaggaatgaaCGTCTCAATCCAAGTTTAAGTCAGTCGGTCATTCTTCCAGGTGGGTTGGTGTCCATGGAAACAAAGCTGAAATCCCAGAGTGGCCAGATAAAAGAGGAAGACTTTGAACAACCCAAATCCCAAACTAGTTTCAACAACAAGAAATCTGGTGACCATTGCCATCCTACAAGCATCAAGCATGAGTCTTACCGAGGCAATGCCAGCCCTGGAGCAGCAGCCCACGATTCCATGTCAGACTTTGGTCCACAGCAAGACAGCAGACCCACACCCATGCGGCGGGTCCCTGGTAGAGTTGGTGGTAGGGAGGGCATGAGGGGTCGGTCTCCTTCTCAGTATCATGACTTTTCAGAAAAATTGAAGATGTCTCCTGGGAGGAGTAGAGGCCCAGGGGGCGACCCTCATCACATGAACCCACACATGACCTTTTCAGAGAGGGCCAATAGGAGTTCTTTACATGCTCCCTTTTCTCCCAACTCAGAAAGCCTGGCCTCTGCTTACCACACAAACACTCGGACTCATGCTTATGGGGATCCTAACACAGGTTTGAACTCTCAGCTCCATTATAAGAGACAGATGTACCAACAGCAACAAGAGGAATATAAAGACTGGAGCAGCAGTTCTGCTCAGGGAGTAATCGCTGCAGCACAGCACAGGCAGGAGGGACCACGAAAGAGCCCAAGGCAGCAGCAGTTTCTTGACAGAGTGCGGAGCCCTCTGAAAAATGACAAAGATGGTATGATGTATGGCCCACCAGTAGGGACTTACCATGACCCCAGCAGTCAGGAAGCTGGGCGCTGTCTCATGTCTAGTGACGGTCTGCCTAACAAAGGCATCGAATTGAAGCATGGTTCCCAGAAGTTACAAGAATCTTGTTGGGACCTTTCTCGGCAGACTTCCCCAGCCAAAAGCAGCGGTCCTCCAGGAATGTCCAATCAAAAAAGGTATGGACCACCCCATGAGACTGATGGACATGGACTGGCTGAATCCACACAGTCATCCAAACCTGGTAATGTTATGCTAAGGCTGCCAGGTCAGGAGGACCATTCTCCTCAAAACCCCTTAATCATGAGGAGGCGCGTTCGTTCTTTTATCTCTCCTATTCCCAGTAAAAGACAGTCACAAGATATGAGGAACAGTAACGCTGAAGATAAAGGGcgcctccttcctccctccaaaGAAGGAGCTGATAAACCATTCAATTCCTATGCCCACCTTTCTCACAGTCAGGATATCAAGTCTATCCCTAAGAGAGAATCCTCCAAGGACCTTCCAAGTCCAGATAATAGAAACTGTCCTGCTGTTACCCTCACAAGCCCTGCTAAGACCAAAATACTGCCCCCACGAAAAGGTCGGGGATTGAAATTAGAAGCTATAGTTCAGAAGATCACATCTCCAAATATTAGAAGGAGTGCATCCTCGAACAGTGCAGAGACTGGGGGAGACACGGTTACGCTGGATGACATATTATCTTTGAAGAGTGGACCTCCTGAAGGTGGGAGTGTTGCTGTCCAAGAAGctgagatggagaagagaaaaggtgAGATGGTGTCTGACCTAGTCAGTCCAACGAATCAGGAGCTGAATGTTGAAAAGCCTCTCCCAAGGTCTTCAGAAGAGTGGCGTGGCAGTGGGGATGACAAAGTTAAGACAGAGACACACCCAGAAACGGTTGCTGCTGGCAAGGAACCCCCTGGTGCCATGACATCCGCAATCTCACAGAAGCCTGGCAGTAACCAAGGGAGACCAGATGGTTCCCTGGGTGGGACAGCACCTTTAATTTTTCCTGACTCAAAGAATGTATCTCCAGTGGGCATATTGGCCCCTGAGGCAAACCCCaaggctgaagagaaggagaatgaTGCAGTGACAATTTCACCCAAACAAGAGGGTTTTCCCCCAAAGGGATATTTCCCATCAGGAAAGAAGAAGGGGAGACCCATTGGTAGTGTgaataagcaaaagaaacaacagcagccaccacctccacccccacaacCCCCTCAGATACCAGAAGGTTCTGCAGATGGAGAGCCAAAGCCAAAAAAGCAGaggcaaagaagggagagaaggaaacctGGGGGGCAGCCAAGGAAGCGGAAAACCAAGCAAGCAGTTCCCATTGTAGAGCCCCAGGAACCTGAGATCAAGCTAAAGTATGCCACCCAGCCGCTGGATAAAACTGATGCCAAGAACAAGTCTTTTTTCCCTTATATCCATGTAGTAAATAAGTGTGAACTTGGAGCTGTTTGTACAATCATCAATGCTGAAGAAGAAGAACAGACCAAACTGGTGAGAGGCCGGAAGGGTCAGAGGGCACTGACCCCTCCACCCAGCAGCACTGAAAGCAAGGTGCTCCCAGCTTCGTCCTTTATGCTGCAGGGACCTGTTGTGACAGAGTCTTCTGTTATGGGGCACTTGGTTTGCTGTCTGTGTGGCAAGTGGGCCAGTTACCGGAACATGGGTGACCTCTTTGGACCCTTTTATCCCCAAGATTATGCAGCCACGCTTCCGAAAAATCCGCCTCCTAAGAGGGCCACGGAAATGCAGAGCAAAGTTAAGGTACGGCACAAAAGCGCTTCCAATGGCTCCAAGACGGAcactgaggaggaggaagagcagcagcagcagaaggaaCAGAGGAGTCTGGCCGCCCACCCCAGGTTTAAGCGGCGACACCGCTCGGAAGACTGTGGCGGAGGCTCCCGGTCACTGTCCAGGGGGCTCCCTTGTAAAAAAGCAACCACCGAGGGCAGCAGCGAAAAGACTGCTTTGGACTCAAAACCCTCCGTGCCCACCACTTCAGAAGGTGGCCCTGAGCTGGAGTTACAAATCCCTGAACTACCTCTTGACAGCAATGAATTTTGGGTCCATGAGGGTTGTATTCTCTGGGCCAATGGAGTCTACCTGGTCTGTGGCAGGCTCTATGGCCTGCAGGAAGCGCTGGAAATAGCCAGAGAGATG